CTCTTAAATGTTGGTCTGCTGTGATATTTAAGACTCCTGCAATCTCATCATTCAGTAAGGCGAGGAGAGTAATTTGATTCTCTGATGTAGCTTGTTTTTCGATAAAAAGAGCCATTTCAGAAGCTGTCATCATGATACCATTTTCATCCAAGCTGGTAAAATCTGTCTCTTGACCAACACAATCTAAAAATGCAATTAAGGCTGTAGCATCTGAAATCTCTGCCTCACGAATACACAACTCATACTCCATCTTGAAGCTCCTTGATGAGTTGTTCAGCCCGAGAGCCATGAGCCGTAAAATGAAGACAACGACCCTCAGCTTCTTTCAAAATTTCCAACTCCAAGTAAGAATCTGGTAAATCTTCACCCAAAAGATACCCCCACTCAATAACAGTCACACCACCTCCAAAGAGAAACTCATCCAAGTCAATAGAATCAGCATCACCTTCGATACGGTAGACATCCAAGTGGTAAAGTGGCAAACGCCCTTCGTACTCTCTGACAATGGTATAGGTTGGACTTTTAATCATCTGACGGATACCCAAGCCCTTGGCAAGACCTTTTGTAAAGGTTGTTTTACCCACACCCAACTCTCCAGTCAAGATCAGAACATCGTCTTTTTGAAGCAAATGACCTAATCTTTCTCCGAGAGCTAGAAGCTCTTCTTCATTTTTTGTGTGCATGCTACTATTATACCAAAAAGTTTTCTTTTGTGTGAATTTTCTTTATGGACTTACTATAATAATTTTGAAAATTTTTCCTCCACTTAAAAGAATACAACTATTGAAAAAACAAACAGGATATCCCGAATCAGGTGTCCATAAAAGGAGATTTCCCTTTGGATACATTTGGGAAAAAGGAAACGTGCACATAGAAAACCGACACTGATATAAAGGAGAATCGAGGAAATCACTAAGGGATTCCTCAAGAAAACCATCGTAGCTAGAACGGAAATGACGACTGTTTTCTTTTTATTTAGGTGATTTTCTATATCGCGAAAAATTTTATCAAAAGGTAAGAAAATCAATAGATCTACTCCTAGCAAGAAAAAAAAGGAGGGCAAAAAGAGGTCAACCAATTCCTGCTGCAATTTGCTAGTGGTCTGGATGCTTTCTGAGAGAACCAGACAGGTTGCCAGAAGATTGACTACTAAAAGGAGGCAATAAACAAGACTCACTTTCTTTTGAACATGCAAAATACTATATCTAGACTGGTCTGCTGTATGGAAATAATTTATCCCAGCGCACAAAACAGAAATTCCTACTATCAAAATCAAAAAATAAGCATTGGTCTGTTTTAAAGATAAAAAGGATTCTTTCCATAATAGGCAACTACTAAAACTAATCTGGATGACTGCAATCAACAACAATAGGCGAATTGATTTTACCATTTCTTCTCCCTCCCTATATGGGATTATACCTTGTGAGGAGTTTGAAATGATTGTTTCCGCCTCAAGTGTCCATTTTTTGTGCTCAACTGACCAAAAAACAGTTCTGTTGTACACAGAACTGTTTTTTTACCAGTCTAATCCTTAAACCAGAGAGCAATTTCACGTTTTGCAGAAGCTTCCGAATCGGAGCCGTGAACTACATTTTGAATGGCTTGATTGTCTCCTGCAGCCTTGGCAAAATCTCCTCGGATAGTTCCTGGCAGAGCTTCTTCTGGACGAGTAGCCCCCATCATGGTCCGCCAAGTTTCAATCACTTTCGGACCTGATAGAATGCCCACTACTACTGGTCCTGAAGTCATAAACTGACGGATAGGAGGATAAAAACTTTTTTCAACCAAGTCTTGATAGTGTTGGTCAATCAAAGCTTCTGAAACTGCTGAACGTAACTCTAATTTTTCGAGTTTGAAACCTCGTTGCTCCATTCTTTGCAGAATTTCGCCCACCAGCCCTCTTTTCACACCATCTGGCTTAATGATAAAGAATGTTTGTTCCATACGGACACCTCCTTGGCATTTTAGTTCTTCTATTCTACCATACTTTATGAAAAAGTAGGAAAATTTTTCTGAAATAAAACAAAGAGAACCCAAAGGTTCTCTTGTTTGCTTTTATTCTACTGTTTCTTCAACTTGGATTTCCACAACTTCCTCTACAGGAGCAAGTTCTGCCTCTTCTTGTTCTGGAGCCAGATATTCTGCTTCATTGATAGCTTGTGGTTCAAGGTTACGGTAGCGAGCCATACCAGTACCAGCTGGGATGATCTTACCGATGATAACATTTTCCTTGAGTCCAAGGAGATGATCTTTCTTACCACGGATGGCCGCATCAGTAAGGACACGAGTTGTTTCCTGGAAGGAAGCCGCTGACAAGAAACTATTTGTTTCAAGTGAGGCTTTGGTGATTCCCATAAGAACTGGGCGACCAGTCGCTGGAACTCCACCTGCGATAAGAACATCCTTGTTGGCATCTGTAAAGTCGTTGATGTCCATGAGAGTACCCATAAGAAGGTCTGTGTCACCTGGATCCATGACACGAACTTTACGGATCATTTGACGAACCATTACCTCGATGTGTTTGTCACCGATTTCTACCCCTTGGCTACGGTAAACTTTTTGTACTTCACCGAGAAGGTAAGTTTCAACTGACAAGACATCACGAACAGCAAGGAGACGTTTTGGTTGGATAGAACCTTCTGTCAATGCTGCACCGCGAGAGACTTGGTCTCCAACTTCGACACGCATACGTGCTGTAAATGGAACCACGTACTCACCTTCGCCAGTTTCACCCTTAACGAAGACTTTCTTAGTACGAGTTGAAGCATCTTCTTCGATAGCAGTAACTTGCCCTTTGACCTCTGTGATGACCGCTTCCCCTTTAGGATTGCGGGCTTCAAAGATTTCTTGGACACGAGGAAGACCCTGAGTGATATCGGTATTTGAGGCAACCCCACCCGTGTGGAAGGTACGCATTGTAAGCTGTGTACCAGGTTCCCCGATAGATTGGGCAGCGATTGTACCAACTGCTTCACCAACTTCAACCGCATCACCTGTCGCCAAGTTGATACCGTAACAGTGACGGCAGACACCATGACGAGTGTTACATGTAAATACAGAGCGGATAGTCACTTCTTCCACACCAGCATTGACAATTTCACGCGCCTTGTCTTCTGTAATCAACTCATTTGGACCGATGATTACCGCACCAGTTTCTGGATGTTTAACAGTTTTCTTAGTGTAACGACCATTGAGACGCTCTTCGAGAGACTCGATCATCTCTTTTCCTTCTGCGATAGAACGGATCAAGAGACCACGGTCAGTTCCACAGTCGTCCTCACGGATGATAACGTCTTGGGCAACGTCAACCAAACGACGAGTCAAGTAACCTGAGTCAGCTGTTTTAAGGGCTGTATCGGTCATACCTTTACGAGCACCGTGAGTTGAGAAGAACATTTCAAGTACTGACAAACCTTCGCGGAAGTTTGAAAGGATTGGCAATTCCATGATACGTCCGTTAGGAGCAGCCATCAGACCACGCATACCAGCAAGCTGTGAGAAGTTTGAGATGTTACCACGGGCTCCAGAATCCATCATCATAACGATTGGGTTCTTAGGATCTTGGTTGGCAACCAAACGTTTCTCCAATTTTTCACGAGCAGCACGCCATTCAGCTGTAACAGCATTGTAGCGCTCGTCATCTGTGATCATACCACGACGGAATTGTTTGGTGATTTGTTCTACACGTTTGTGTGATTCTTCGATGATTTCAGCCTTGTCTTCAACGACTGGGATATCGGCAATACCCACTGTCAAACCTGCAAGAGTTGAGTGGTGGTATCCGAGGTTCTTCATGCGGTCAAGTAGGGCAGAAGTTTCTGTCGTACGGAAACGTTTGAAGATTTCAGCGATGATATTCCCAAGATTTTTCTTCTTGAATGGAGGGTTGAGTTCAAGATTGCTGATTGCTTCCTTGATATCTCCACCTAGTGGCAAGAAGTATTTAGCTGGAACACCTTCTGTTAAGTTGGCATTTGTTGGTTCTTGCAAGTAAGGTAGACCCTCTGGCATGATGTCATTGAAGAGGATTTTACCAACTGTTGTCAGCAAGACCTTGTGTTTTTGTTCTTCTGTCCATGGTTTGTTGAGGCTATCTGTTGCAATACCAACACGTGAGTGAAGGTGAACATAGCCATTGCGGTAAGCCATAACAGCTTCGTCACGGTCCTTGAAGACCATTCCTTCACCCTCACGACCAGCTTCTTCCATAGTCAAGTAGTAGTTACCCAAAACCATGTCCTGAGATGGAGTAACAACTGGTTTACCATCTTTCGGGTTCAAGATATGCTCAGCAGCCAACATCAAGATACGAGCTTCTGCTTGGGCTTCTTCCGAAAGCGGTACGTGGATGGCCATTTGGTCACCGTCAAAGTCGGCATTATAGGCTTCACAGACAAGTGGGTGCAAGCGAAGAGCCTTACCATCAATCAAGACTGGCTCGAAGGCTTGGATCCCCAAACGGTGAAGGGTCGGTGCGCGGTTCAAAAGTACTGGGTGTTCTTTGATTACTTCTTCAAGAATATCCCAGATACGTTCGTCTCCGCGTTCTACCAAGCGTTTAGCTGCCTTAACGTTTTGCACAATGTCACGAGCGACGATTTCACGCATAACGAATGGTTTAAAGAGCTCGATCGCCATTTCACGTGGCACACCACATTGGTACATCTTAAGAGTTGGACCAACGGCGATAACAGAACGTCCTGAGAAGTCGACACGTTTACCGAGCAAGTTTTGACGGAAGCGTCCTTGTTTCCCTTTAAGCATGTGGCTCAATGATTTCAATGGACGGCTACCTGGTCCTGTAATTGGGCGACCACGACGACCATTGTCAATCAAAGCGTCAACCGCTTCTTGAAGCATACGCTTCTCATTTTGAACGATGATACCTGGTGCATTCAACTCAAGCAAACGAGCCAAACGGTTGTTACGGTTAATAACACGGCGGTAAAGGTCGTTCAAGTCAGATGAGGCAAAACGGCCACCATCCAACTGCAACATTGGACGAAGATCTGGTGGAATA
This genomic stretch from Streptococcus sp. 1643 harbors:
- the rpoC gene encoding DNA-directed RNA polymerase subunit beta', whose amino-acid sequence is MVDVNRFKSMQITLASPSKVRSWSYGEVKKPETINYRTLKPEREGLFDEVIFGPTKDWECACGKYKRIRYRGIVCDRCGVEVTRTKVRRERMGHIELKAPVSHIWYFKGIPSRMGLTLDMSPRALEEVIYFAAYVVIDPKDTPLEHKSIMTEREYRERLREYGYGSFVAKMGAEAIQDLLKQVDLEKEIAELKEELKTATGQKRVKAIRRLDVLDAFYKSGNKPEWMILNILPVIPPDLRPMLQLDGGRFASSDLNDLYRRVINRNNRLARLLELNAPGIIVQNEKRMLQEAVDALIDNGRRGRPITGPGSRPLKSLSHMLKGKQGRFRQNLLGKRVDFSGRSVIAVGPTLKMYQCGVPREMAIELFKPFVMREIVARDIVQNVKAAKRLVERGDERIWDILEEVIKEHPVLLNRAPTLHRLGIQAFEPVLIDGKALRLHPLVCEAYNADFDGDQMAIHVPLSEEAQAEARILMLAAEHILNPKDGKPVVTPSQDMVLGNYYLTMEEAGREGEGMVFKDRDEAVMAYRNGYVHLHSRVGIATDSLNKPWTEEQKHKVLLTTVGKILFNDIMPEGLPYLQEPTNANLTEGVPAKYFLPLGGDIKEAISNLELNPPFKKKNLGNIIAEIFKRFRTTETSALLDRMKNLGYHHSTLAGLTVGIADIPVVEDKAEIIEESHKRVEQITKQFRRGMITDDERYNAVTAEWRAAREKLEKRLVANQDPKNPIVMMMDSGARGNISNFSQLAGMRGLMAAPNGRIMELPILSNFREGLSVLEMFFSTHGARKGMTDTALKTADSGYLTRRLVDVAQDVIIREDDCGTDRGLLIRSIAEGKEMIESLEERLNGRYTKKTVKHPETGAVIIGPNELITEDKAREIVNAGVEEVTIRSVFTCNTRHGVCRHCYGINLATGDAVEVGEAVGTIAAQSIGEPGTQLTMRTFHTGGVASNTDITQGLPRVQEIFEARNPKGEAVITEVKGQVTAIEEDASTRTKKVFVKGETGEGEYVVPFTARMRVEVGDQVSRGAALTEGSIQPKRLLAVRDVLSVETYLLGEVQKVYRSQGVEIGDKHIEVMVRQMIRKVRVMDPGDTDLLMGTLMDINDFTDANKDVLIAGGVPATGRPVLMGITKASLETNSFLSAASFQETTRVLTDAAIRGKKDHLLGLKENVIIGKIIPAGTGMARYRNLEPQAINEAEYLAPEQEEAELAPVEEVVEIQVEETVE
- the ndk gene encoding nucleoside-diphosphate kinase; amino-acid sequence: MEQTFFIIKPDGVKRGLVGEILQRMEQRGFKLEKLELRSAVSEALIDQHYQDLVEKSFYPPIRQFMTSGPVVVGILSGPKVIETWRTMMGATRPEEALPGTIRGDFAKAAGDNQAIQNVVHGSDSEASAKREIALWFKD
- the tsaE gene encoding tRNA (adenosine(37)-N6)-threonylcarbamoyltransferase complex ATPase subunit type 1 TsaE; this encodes MHTKNEEELLALGERLGHLLQKDDVLILTGELGVGKTTFTKGLAKGLGIRQMIKSPTYTIVREYEGRLPLYHLDVYRIEGDADSIDLDEFLFGGGVTVIEWGYLLGEDLPDSYLELEILKEAEGRCLHFTAHGSRAEQLIKELQDGV